From the Pseudodesulfovibrio sp. S3 genome, the window TATTTCCTTACCCAGCGGATCAAGCCCGCGCAGGAGGATTATGTCGAGCGCCTGAAAAAGCATCACGCCGTCATCCTGAACGCCATGAAGGCAAAGCAGGGTGCCGACATGAAAACGGCTGCCGAATTGGAGGAGAGCGTGAAGGCCTTGCTGGAGTATTACCCGGAACATAAGCACTAAATGCTTTTTGCGAGGAACGAAAGGCTTGCCTTTTACCAAACGGTCGGCTAGGAAAAATCCCCCTGCTTGTGCCGGGAAGTGCCCCCGTAGCTCAGGTGGATAGAGCACAGGATTCCTAATCCTGGTGCCACGTGTTCGAATCGCGTCGGGGGCACCATGGAAATCAAGGGCTTGGCAAAACTGCCAAGCCCTTTTTCATGCAGGTGCTGTTTGGGGGCGATGCCGGCGGAAGCTCCCTGGCGCCCGGTTGCGTGCAACGCCCGGCCGATCAACCCCATATCTTTGCCGGCATGTAGGGGTGAGTCCCTTCGATGACTTCAATGCCCGCCTTGGCCTGTATCTTCGGCACCAACTCTTTATAGTAATGGCAGTTGTCGGCCAGGCACGGGCCGATGTGGATCTTGGTGGGCTGTTCTTCCAGGGGCAGGTTCCATAGTTTGACTTGGGCCAATCTGGGAACGATGCTCGCCCCCGGACAGCCACCGCAATTCAGGATGCCCATGATTTGTGCCTCTACGTCCTTGTATCGTTCAAAGTACCCCTCGCGTCGGTTGAAGGCCACCAAACAGCGGGAACAGCCTATGCATACGTCGTCCATGGTGTTTCGGCATCCGATGATCAGAATTTTTTCCACTTGAACCTCCAGATTGTAGTTTCTCTGTATCTTTGGTCCATTTGAACAAATGCGTCAATATTCATACTTTGCAAGGAATGAATTGCGCGCAGTGCGTGAAAGAAACGGTTCCGGTTGTTCGGATTTCGGCAGAAACTGTAAAGGGGAAGCCAGATGTTTTTCGGATGAATGCCCTGAACCCCGATTGAATTACGGCGGGGTGTTTGTCTGATCTGAAAGGGCGATGCCCACTGTTTGGTGTCAAGGGCGCACGCCTGCGGCGGGATGTGTCGGTTTCCATTCGTTGGGAAGAGTCAGCCCGGGGGCTTTTGTCTGCGCTTTGCTTTGGGGAGGTCTGCGGATCAGGAGCACATGGGGTCGGTTCCCGGCACGGTCGGGAGGGAGAAGGAAAACGTACTGCCCTGGCCCAGGGTCGACTCCACCCAGATGAAACCGCCGTAGTGCTCGACTATTTCCTTGCATATGGCCAGTCCGAGTCCCGTTCCTTTTTCCTCGGCGCGAATGGTGTCACCCCGTCTGGATTTGTGAAATTTTTCAAAAATATAGTTCACTTCCTCAGGAGGGACGCCCGAGCCTGTGTCTTCGACGGACACGGTCAGGGTGTCGCCCTTGTCCTTCAACGAGACCGTTACCGCCCCTTCCTTGGTGAACTTGTATGCGTTGTTCAGCAGGTTGATCAGCACTTGCTGGATCTTGTCCGGGTCGGCATGGATCAGGCTCGTGTTTTCCGGCAGGTCGGTTATCAATTTAACGTCGGTGTTGGAGGAAAATCCGCCGAAGGCGGCGGTCGTGGCCTTGATTATCACCTCGCAAGGGTTGAGGAAGTGGTCGTTCCAGGTGGCCTTGCCGGATTCGATGCGGTTGATGTCGAGGAAGTCGTTGATGAGCCGGGTCAACCGTTCTCCCTCGGCTTCGATGATCTCCAGATTGCTTTTGATGCGTTGTCCCTTCCCGTGCAGTACGTCTTCCTTTGCCAGCGGCTGGAAATGGCGGACAAAGTCCCTGATGCACAGCTTGGCGAACCCTCGAATGGAGGTCAGAGGCGTACGCAGTTCATGGGAGACTGACGAGACCATGGCTGATTTTATTTCATCCAGTCGCAGGAGGCGTTTGTTCGCATCCTCCAGTTCCAGTTTCTGCCTGCTGAGTTCGGCTGTACGCTTGTCGACCTTG encodes:
- a CDS encoding CGGC domain-containing protein, translated to MEKILIIGCRNTMDDVCIGCSRCLVAFNRREGYFERYKDVEAQIMGILNCGGCPGASIVPRLAQVKLWNLPLEEQPTKIHIGPCLADNCHYYKELVPKIQAKAGIEVIEGTHPYMPAKIWG